From Scomber scombrus chromosome 9, fScoSco1.1, whole genome shotgun sequence, one genomic window encodes:
- the si:dkey-6i22.5 gene encoding polyamine-modulated factor 1: MEETEAETQKETVDNVNPAVKQTGKATGEASSQMSEPGAVGEPEARWSRIKLFDKVMQKSLDKFIGQASFNTFARTFRPLYKNNPQRMESIHRQFIEELRRIIQEDISRLTEEGQLESKLNELDKLESAAKNNLDPAWRPSGIPEQDFCSFLKPYYKKQEAYMRLELKKIQAENAALAQKVQAGRESIAQTEHCISTTVDEWKASVTEFERMKSNLCPSGVNDSGYSDV; the protein is encoded by the exons ATGGAGGAAACCgaagcagaaacacaaaaagagacTGTAGATAACGTTAACCCCGCTGTAAAACAGACCGGTAAAGCTACAGGAGAAGCTTCGTCACAGATGTCAGAGCCCGGGGCAGTCGGTGAGCCGGAGGCTCGGTGGAGCAGGATAAAGCTGTTCGACAAAGTGATGCAGAAGAGCCTGGATAAGTTCATCGGCCAAGCCAG ttttaacaCATTTGCCAGAACGTTTCGTCCACTGTACAAGAACAACCCCCAGAGGATGGAGAGCATTCACAGGCAGTTCATAGAGGAGTTGCGGAGGATTATACAG GAGGACATCAGCAGGTTGACTGAAGAAGGCCAGTTAGAGTCTAAACTGAATGAGTTGGACAAACTGGAGAGTGCTGCCAAGAACAATCTCGACCCTGCATG GCGACCCAGTGGGATTCCTGAGCAAGACTTTTGCAGCTTTTTGAAGCCATACTATAAAAAGCAGGAGGCCTACATGCGACTGGAGCTGAAAAAGATCCAAGCGGAGAATGCTGCCCTTGCGCAGAAGGTTCAGGCTGGCAGAGAAAGTATTGCTCAGACTGAACATTGTATTTCAACCACTGTTGATGAGTGGAAG GCATCTGTCACAGAGTTTGAACGGATGAAGTCAAATCTCTGCCCCTCTGGTGTCAATGATTCTGGTTACTCTGATGTGTGA
- the med19a gene encoding mediator of RNA polymerase II transcription subunit 19-A — protein MTDMFSTLFSQNEAQGPPSSSSLGFGPGKPPPPLPQNQVSMAGQMPPQLGDEGPALRKPGAMNEPFYLLRELPVGNELTGNTNLITHYNLEHAYNKFCGKKVKEKLSNFLPELPGMIDCPGTQDGSSLRSLIDKPPVCGNSFSPLTGALLTGFRLHTGPLPEQYRLMHIQPPKKKSKHKHKHHRPQDPLPQETPSDSDPKKKKKKRDDDPDRKKKKKDKKKKKNRHSPDHPGLAGSQPNSNSLR, from the exons ATGACGGACATGTTTTCAACGTTGTTTAGTCAAAATGAAGCTCAGGGACCACCCAGCTCATCGTCCCTGGGCTTCGGACCGGGGAAACCTCCGCCGCCTCTTCCGCAGAACCAAGTCTCCATGGCGGGGCAGATGCCACCGCAGCTCGGGGATGAAGGGCCTGCTCTGCGGAAGCCCGGAGCAATGAATGAGCCTTTCTACTTACTACGAGAGCTACCTG TGGGAAACGAGTTGACAGGCAATACCAACCTCATCACGCACTACAACCTGGAGCATGCCTACAACAAGTTTTGTGGGAAGAAAGTGAAGGAGAAGCTCAGCAACTTCCTGCCAGAGTTACCAG GTATGATCGACTGTCCCGGCACTCAGGATGGCAGCTCATTGCGGTCTCTGATTGATAAGCCTCCAGTCTGCGGAAACTCCTTCAGTCCACTAACTGGCGCTCTGCTTACAGGCTTCAGACTACACACAGGACCG ctCCCGGAACAATACCGATTAATGCACATACAGCCTCCAAAGAAGAAGagcaaacacaagcacaaacaccATCGACCACAGGACCCATTACCACAAG AAACCCCATCAGACTCTGACcccaagaaaaagaagaaaaagagggatgaCGATCCCGAtcgcaagaaaaagaaaaaagacaagaaaaagaagaag AACCGCCACAGTCCCGACCACCCTGGCCTTGCCGGCTCACAACCCAACAGCAACAGTCTCAGATAG